One genomic window of Corticium candelabrum chromosome 21, ooCorCand1.1, whole genome shotgun sequence includes the following:
- the LOC134196896 gene encoding coiled-coil domain-containing protein 160 homolog, whose translation MSEVFDGKHWVEDLFPPAYGIDDVIISDREQGQLSSTVFSEWLRDWLPFPRARRVVKRNAEEQTNQQETDRVNNAEQQDKTSLPTRLHTSRDDVTAHIERSEDERMVDTQSAAVDSSSEGSVKESVWTWNELCALREHYDNIQSEKINLELRVSDMQQQLDMSTRKLSELFHVAERQFTLIQKMRREIEQLRIKITQQNEEKRKAKEKSDELDCDRERLAAALQRAETKSETLELIVADKEQQIFDLNVTLHNQKSKEILTAKTAVMSLEEKYAEKVKSLTTELAEGRVELERCREAHKRDKTALDQLRKHFADQSLSRHTYQADCMSFVYIN comes from the coding sequence ATGTCTGAGGTATTTGACGGAAAGCATTGGGTGGAGGATCTTTTTCCTCCAGCATACGGTATTGACGATGTAATTATAAGCGATAGAGAACAAGGTCAACTGTCTTCTACTGTCTTCTCTGAATGGCTGCGAGACTGGCTGCCCTTTCCTCGTGCACGCCGCGTAGTAAAACGCAATGCAGAGGAGCAGACAAATCAACAGGAGACTGATAGAGTAAACAACGCAGAGCAGCAAGACAAGACAAGTCTGCCCACTAGGCTACACACGTCACGTGACGATGTCACTGCTCACATAGAAAGATCTGAAGATGAGAGAATGGTAGATACACAGTCAGCTGCTGTAGATTCTTCTTCGGAAGGAAGCGTGAAGGAAAGTGTGTGGACGTGGAATGAGCTGTGTGCATTGCGAGAACATTATGATAATATTCAGAGCGAAAAAATAAATTTGGAACTTCGTGTTAGTGATATGCAACAGCAATTAGATATGTCCACAAGAAAGTTGTCTGAATTGTTTCATGTAGCCGAAAGACAGTTTACTCTGATTCAGAAAATGAGACGAGAAATTGAGCAACTAAGAATAAAAATTACACAACAGAATGAAGAGAAGAGGAAAGCGAAAGAAAAGAGTGACGAACTTGATTGTGATAGAGAGAGGCTTGCAGCAGCTCTTCAAAGAGCAGAAACCAAGTCGGAGACACTGGAATTGATTGTTGCAGATAAAGAGCAGCAGATTTTTGACTTGAATGTGACATTACACAATCAGAAAAGCAAAGAGATCCTCACTGCAAAGACAGCTGTGATGTCACTGGAAGAGAAATACGCGGAGAAGGTAAAGAGTTTAACTACTGAACTAGCAGAAGGGAGAGTTGAGCTTGAGAGATGTCGTGAAGCACATAAAAGAGATAAGACAGCCCTAGATCAATTGAGGAAGCATTTTGCTGATCAGTCATTGTCGAGACATACATATCAAGCAGACTGCATGTCTTttgtatatattaattaa
- the LOC134196251 gene encoding DNA-directed RNA polymerase II subunit RPB1-like yields the protein MATHDSSAPVRAVKRIQFGIFSPEELKRMSVTIPSGIQYAYTMEAGRPKIGGLMDPRQGAVDRYAKCQTCAGNMNQCPGHFGHIELAKPVYHVGFITKTLKLLRCVCFYCSRLLIDSKNENVQEILSKTKYNAGRRMQAIYDLCKSKTICETAEESEQTQEGEATQTPVVKGHEGCGRFQPKLRRNGLELTGEWKHVNDESQEKKITLSAERVHEVFKRISDEDCHILGMDPRFARPDWMIVTVLPVPPLAVRPAVTMFGTARNQDDLTHKLADVVKANNTLRRNELNGAAAHILMEDVRILQFHVATLVDNEIPGMPKAIQRSGRPLKSVKQRLKGKEGRVRGNLMGKRVDFSSRAVITPDPNLPIDELGVPRSIAQNLSFPELVTPFNIDRMHALVRRGATQYPGAKYIVRDDGTRIDLRYHPKASDIHLQFGYKVERHIVDGDIVLFNRQPTLHRMSMMGHKVHVLPWSTFRINLSVTTPYNADFDGDEMNMHVPQSMETRAEISELIMVPRQLITPQSNRPVMGIVQDSLTAVTKMTKRDVFIEKDSVMNLLMWLPSWNGKVPQPAILKPKPLWTGKQIFSLIIPGQVNCIRLHSAHDDSEDDGPYRHMTPADTRVLIENGELLTGILCKKSLGTSAGSLVHVVAMEQGHEVAREFYGNIQTVVNNWLLLEGHSIGIGDCIADSETYQDIQKTIRDAKAEVINVIEDAHNDKLDPTPGNTLRQTFENQVNRLLNDARDKTGGSAQRSLSNFNNFKAMVVAGSKGSKINISQVIACVGQQNVEGKRIPFGFRHRTLPHFIKDDYGPESRGFVENSYLAGLTPNEFFFHAMGGREGLIDTAVKTSETGYIQRRLIKAMESVMVQYDGTIRNAQQQLVQFCYGEDGMDGTAVESQKLPTLKPSDVAFQRRFKFDYEDERIMRNHLHDDVVKEVVSRAHVQDELDQEWRQLCDDREAIRAIFPKGEDRVVLPVNLERLIWNAQKVFHIDMRQPTDLSPLKVVEGVRDLSSRLIVIGGGDPISRQAQQNATLLFSVLLRSILCSKRVAFEHKLSAEAFDWVLGEIEAKFKQAMVQPGEMVGALAAQSMGEPCTQMTLNTFHYAGVSAKNITLGVPRLKEIINVSKRPKTPSLTVFVLGAAANDAEKCKEILCRLEHTTLRKVTANTAIYYDPDPMNTVIPEDQEWVNVYYEMPDFDVSRISPWLLRIELDRKRMVDKQLTMEQIAEKINQGFGDDLNCIFNDDNAEKLVLRVRIMNSEGDNKFQDEETQVDKMDDDVFLRCIESNMLTDMTLQGIEQISKVYLHLPKEESKKRTVIDETGAFKSLTEWILETDGANLMRVLSEEFVDPVRTTSNDICEILSVLGIEAVRRALEKEMNHVLSFDGTYVNYRHLALLCEVMTVRGHLMAITRHGINRQECGALMRCSFEETVDVLMEAAAAAEVDPIKGVSENIIMGKVGRFGTGCFDLLLDAEKCKAGMEIPVTSTMMMMAPGLSGGSFFGNAGSPGGMSPQMTPWNQGATPSYQEAWSPSIGGMTPGGPAFSPFAGSDASGLSPGGGYSPGGGYSPGGGYSPGWSPQPASPASPTSPRYSPSSPSYSPTSPSFSPTSPSYSPTSPSYSPTSPSYSPTSPSYSPTSPSYSPTSPSYSPTSPSYSPTSPSYSPTSPSYSPTSPSYSPTSPSYSPTSPSYSPTSPSYSPTSPSYSPTSPSYSPTSPSYSPTSPSYSPTSPSYSPSSPSYSPTSPSYSPSSPSYSPSSPSYSPSSPSYSPSSPTYKYSPTSPKYSPTSPKYSPTSPKYSPTSPTYSPTSPSYSPTSPSYSPSSPKYSPTSPSYSPTSPSYSPSFS from the exons ATGGCGACACATGACTCTTCAGCGCCGGTCCGTGCAGTGAAACGGATTCAGTTTGGCATCTTCAGTCCTGAAGAACTC AAACGGATGTCCGTGACCATTCCCAGTGGCATCCAGTATGCGTATACGATGGAGGCCGGTCGTCCCAAGATTGGCGGCCTCATGGACCCACGTCAAGGCGCTGTAGACCGCTATGCCAAGTGCCAAACATGTGCCGGTAACATGAATCAGTGTCCGGGACACTTTGGTCACATTGAACTCGCAAAGCCCGTATATCACGTGGGATTTATCACAAAGACTCTGAAACTTCTTCGATGCGTTTGCTTTTATTGCTCTCGTCTTCTGATCGATTCGAAGAACGAAAACGTGCAGGAGATTTTGTCAAAGACGAAGTACAATGCTGGACGTCGTATGCAGGCAATTTATGATTTGTGTAAGAGTAAGACGATTTGTGAGACTGCAGAAGAGAGTGAACAAACTCAGGAAGGCGAAGCGACACAAACACCAGTGGTAAAGGGGCACGAGGGGTGTGGCCGATTTCAGCCAAAGCTGAGACGAAATGGACTGGAATTGACCGGGGAATGGAAGCATGTGAATGACGAGTCTCAAGAGAAGAAAATCACTCTAAGCGCGGAGAGAGTTCACGAAGTGTTTAAGCGTATTTCTGATGAGGACTGTCATATACTTGGAATGGATCCTCGGTTTGCTCGTCCGGACTGGATGATCGTCACTGTGTTGCCCGTGCCACCTCTGGCTGTCAGACCTGCAGTCACGATGTTTGGTACGGCTCGTAATCAAGACGAtctcacacacaaactggCCGACGTTGTGAAGGCAAACAACACACTACGGCGTAACGAGCTGAATGGAGCTGCTGCTCATATTCTGATGGAAGACGTCAGGATATTGCAGTTTCATGTTGCTACGCTGGTTGACAACGAGATACCTGGTATGCCAAAGGCCATACAAAGATCCGGTCGACCTTTGAAGTCAGTGAAGCAGAGGCTGAAAGGAAAGGAGGGTCGAGTGCGAGGAAACTTGATGGGAAAACGAGTCGATTTTTCTTCTCGTGCTGTGATTACTCCGGATCCTAATCTTCCTATCGATGAGTTGGGTGTACCGAGATCGATTGCTCAAAATCTCTCGTTTCCCGAGCTCGTGACACCATTTAATATTGACAG GATGCATGCACTTGTGAGGCGAGGAGCCACACAATATCCGGGAGCCAAGTACATCGTACGAGACGATGGCACTCGCATCGACCTGCGATATCACCCAAAGGCATCCGACATTCACTTGCAGTTTGGATACAAG GTTGAGCGTCATATTGTTGATGGAGACATTGTTTTGTTTAATCGTCAGCCAACATTGCACAGGATGTCTATGATGGGTCATAAGGTGCATGTTTTGCCGTGGTCAACATTCAGGATCAACCTGAGTGTGACGACTCCATACAATGCTGACTTTGATGGAGACGAGATGAACATGCATGTTCCACAGTCAATGGAGACGCGAGCTGAGATCAGTGAGTTGATAATGGTGCCTCGTCAGCTCATCACTCCGCAGTCTAACAGACCAGTCATGGGCATAGTGCAGGATTCACTCACGGCTGTTACTAAAATGACAAAGAGGGATGTCTTTATAGAAAAG GATTCTGTCATGAATTTGTTGATGTGGCTGCCAAGTTGGAATGGTAAAGTTCCTCAGCCAGCAATTCTAAAACCCAAGCCACTTTGGACCGGGAAGCAGATCTTCAGTTTGATTATTCCTGGTCAAGTCAATTGCATTCGACTGCACAGTGCACATGATGATAGTGAAGACGATGGTCCATATCGTCACATGACGCCAGCAGACACACGAGTGTTGATTGAAAATGGAGAACTCTTGACAGGCATTTTGTGCAAGAAGTCTCTCGGTACATCAGCCGGCAGTTTGGTACACGTAGTGGCAATGGAACAAGGACATGAAGTTGCACGAGAGTTTTATggaaacatacagacagtcgTGAACAATTGGCTACTGCTGGAAGGTCACAGCATCGGTATTGGTGATTGTATTGCCGATTCTGAGACGTATCAAGACATACAGAAAACGATCAGAGATGCAAAG GCTGAAGTGATTAATGTTATTGAAGATGCTCACAATGACAAATTGGATCCGACGCCAGGTAACACACTTCGGCAGACGTTTGAGAACCAAGTGAATCGCCTTCTAAACGATGCTCGAGATAAGACGGGTGGAAGTGCGCAGCGTTCGTTGTCAAATTTCAACAACTTCAAGGCGATGGTTGTTGCCGGCTCGAAGGGATCGAAAATCAATATATCACAG GTTATTGCGTGTGTCGGTCAGCAAAATGTGGAGGGAAAACGTATTCCATTTGGGTTTCGACATCGCACTTTGCCTCATTTTATTAAAGATGATTACGGCCCTGAGAGTCGAGGTTTTGTTGAGAACTCTTACTTGGCCGGTCTGACACCCAATGAGTTCTTCTTTCACGCCATGGGTGGTCGAGAGGGTCTCATTGATACAGCAGTGAAAACAAGTGAAACCGGTTACATTCAGAGGCGTTTGATTAAAGCTATGGAATCAGTGATGGTGCAGTATGATGGCACTATCAGAAATGCTCAACAGCAGTTAGTGCAATTTTGTTATGGTGAAGATGGAATGGATGGGACGGCCGTGGAGTCACAGAAACTCCCTACTTTGAAACCATCAGATGTTGCCTTCCAACGTCGATTCAA ATTTGATTATGAAGATGAGCGCATTATGAGAAATCACTTGCACGATGATGTAGTCAAAGAGGTGGTGTCAAGAGCTCATGTTCAAGACGAGTTGGACCAAGAGTGGAGGCAGCTGTGTGACGACAGGGAAGCAATCAGAGCCATCTTTCCTAAAGGAGAAGACAGA GTTGTTTTGCCGGTCAACCTCGAACGTCTCATTTGGAATGCACAGAAAGTGTTTCACATCGATATGCGACAGCCCACCGATCTCTCTCCTCTTAAAGTCGTTGAGGGAGTACGAGATCTCAGCAGTCGGCTGATTGTCATCGGCGGCGGTGATCCCATTAGTCGCCAGGCACAGCAGAATGCGACTCTTCTCTTCAGCGTTCTTCTCAGGTCGATATTGTGTTCCAAGAGAGTAGCCTTCGAACACAAATTATCTGCAGAAGCATTTGACTGGGTGCTGGGAGAGATAGAAGCCAAATTCAAGCAGGCAATG GTGCAGCCTGGTGAGATGGTTGGTGCTCTAGCTGCTCAATCGATGGGCGAGCCGTGTACTCAGATGACTCTCAACACGTTTCATTACGCCGGAGTGTCGGCAAAGAATATCACCCTGGGAGTTCCAAGGCTCAAAGAGATAATCAACGTCTCAAAACGACCGAAAACTCCATCGTTGACCGTCTTTGTTCTCGGTGCTGCTGCGAACGATGCTGAGAAGTGCAAAGAGATTTTGTGTCGTTTGGAGCACACGACTCTTCGCAAGGTCACTGCAAACACGGCAATATACTACGATCCTGACCCGATGAACACAGTTATTCCTGAAGATCAAGAATGGGTCAATGTGTATTACGAGATGCCAGACTTTGATGTCAGTCGTATTTCGCCGTGGCTGCTGAGGATCGAGTTGGATCGTAAGCGTATGGTCGACAAGCAGCTGACGATGGAGCAAATAGCGGAGAAGATCAATCAGGGATTCGGCGACGATCTCAACTGCATATTCAATGACGATAATGCAGAGAAACTTGTGCTGCGCGTCAGGATCATGAACAGTGAGGGAGACAACAAGTTCCAGGAT GAAGAGACTCAGGTTGACAAGATGGATGACGATGTATTTCTAAGATGCATTGAATCCAACATGCTGACAGACATGACTCTGCAAGGCATCGAACAGATCTCGAAG GTTTACCTGCATCTGCCGAAAGAAGAATCTAAGAAGCGCACGGTCATTGACGAAACTGGTGCATTCAAGAGCCTCACGGAGTGGATCTTAGAAACAGACGGTGCAAACCTGATGCGTGTGCTGAGCGAGGAGTTTGTTGACCCGGTGCGTACGACGTCCAACGATATTTGTGAGATTCTGTCTGTTCTGGGTATCGAGGCTGTGCGGCGAGCGTTAGAGAAAGAGATGAATCACGTGCTGTCGTTTGATGGCACGTATGTGAATTATCGTCACTTGGCTTTGCTGTGTGAGGTGATGACAGTACGAGGGCACTTGATGGCTATCACTAGGCACGGCATCAATCGACAAGAGTGTGGAGCTTTGATGCGATGCTCGTTTGAAGAGACAGTCGACGTACTGATGGAAGCCGCGGCAGCAGCTGAAGTCGATCCAATCAAGGGAGTTAGTGAGAACATCATCATGGGCAAGGTGGGTCGCTTTGGTACCGGTTGTTTCGATCTCTTGCTCGATGCCGAGAAGTGCAAGGCCGGAATGGAGATTCCTGTCACGTcgacaatgatgatgatggctCCCGGTTTGAGTGGCGGCTCGTTCTTTGGCAATGCGGGATCTCCTGGTGGCATGTCGCCTCAGATGACACCCTGGAATCAGGGAGCTACACCTTCCTACCAAGAGGCATGGAGTCCCAGTATTGGTGGTATGACGCCCGGTGGACCTGCATTCTCTCCATTTGCTGGATCAGATGCCAGTGGTTTGAGTCCTGGAGGTGGTTACAGCCCCGGAGGTGGTTACAGCCCGGGAGGTGGTTACAGCCCCGGATGGAGTCCACAGCCTGCATCTCCTGCAAGTCCGACGAGTCCAAGATATTCTCCCAGTTCGCCATCTTACTCTCCAACGTCGCCATCGTTTTCGCCGACTTCACCGTCTTATTCTCCTACATCTCCATCTTATTCTCCTACATCTCCGTCGTATTCTCCCACCTCACCTTCTTACTCTCCAACGTCTCCATCATACTCACCTACTTCACCGTCATACTCACCAACGTCGCCATCATACTCACCGACTTCACCATCTTATTCTCCTACATCTCCGTCTTATTCTCCTACATCACCATCTTACTCTCCAACATCTCCATCATACTCACCTACTTCACCATCGTATTCACCAACGTCGCCATCATACTCACCAACTTCACCATCTTATTCTCCTACATCTCCATCTTATTCTCCTACATCACCTTCTTACTCTCCAACATCTCCATCCTACTCACCCACTTCACCATCATATTCTCCATCATCACCTTCCTACTCTCCTACATCACCCAGCTATTCGCCTTCATCTCCATCTTATTCTCCATCATCTCCTAGTTATTCTCCTAGCAGTCCATCCTATTCTCCATCATCTCCAACCTACAAGTATTCTCCTACATCTCCTAAGTACTCTCCAACATCTCCCAAGTACTCTCCCACATCTCCAAAGTATTCTCCAACATCTCCTACCTATTCACCAACATCTCCATCGTATTCACCGACTTCTCCCTCATACTCACCTTCATCTCCAAAATATTCTCCAACGTCTCCATCTTACTCACCTACCTCTCCAAGCTATTCTCCGTCTTTTTCTTGA